A single Carettochelys insculpta isolate YL-2023 chromosome 2, ASM3395843v1, whole genome shotgun sequence DNA region contains:
- the ACKR4 gene encoding atypical chemokine receptor 4, with product MNWGESTSVDYEDDFSESNSTLDYTQYELLCEKEEVRNFTKLFLPVFYSLAFIVGIAGNSLVVAIYAYCKKLKTKTDVYIMNLAIADLLLLLTLPFWAANAVHGWVLGNIMCKVTSALYTMNFSSSMQFLACISVDRYNAISKPQSHQRGGKQCSVTCICVWLAAILLSIPELIFNTVKKYNDQYGCFPVFPMDLGTLLKAVIQILEVTLVFVLPFLVMLTCYSAIARVLLKSPNIQKSRPLKVLLIVVAVFIVTQLPYNVVKFWRAIDVIYLLITDCDMSKTIDVALQITKSIALFHSCLNPILYVFLGDSFKIHIMKTAKNFGHWKRSRNMPTEEISMNCESHTEETSSFTI from the coding sequence ATGAACTGGGGTGAAAGTACCTCAGTGGACTATGAGGATGACTTCAGTGAATCAAACTCCACCTTGGACTATACTCAGTATGAATTGCTTTGTGAAAAAGAGGAGGTGAGAAATTTCACAAAATTGTTCCTACCTGTGTTTTATTCATTGGCTTTCATTGTGGGAATTGCAGGAAATTCATTAGTGGTAGCAATCTATGCCTACTGCAAGAAACTAAAAACGAAGACAGATGTTTATATCATGAACTTGGCAATAGCTGATCTGTTACTGTTACTCACTCTCCCCTTCTGGGCTGCAAACGCAGTCCATGGATGGGTGCTTGGAAACATCATGTGCAAGGTCACTTCTGCTTTATACACCATGAACTTCAGTTCTAGCATGCAGTTTCTGGCATGTATCAGTGTGGACAGATATAATGCCATTTCCAAACCTCAAAGTCACCAAAGAGGTGGAAAGCAATGCAGTGTAACCTGCATCTGCGTCTGGTTGGCAGCCATTTTGCTGAGCATCCCTGAACTGATTTTTAACACAGTCAAGAAATACAATGACCAGTATGGATGCTTTCCTGTATTTCCAATGGACTTGGGAACACTCCTTAAAGCAGTCATTCAAATCCTGGAAGTAACACTAGTATTTGTGCTACCTTTCCTTGTCATGCTGACCTGCTACTCAGCGATTGCCAGAGTACTCCTTAAGTCTCCAAATATTCAAAAATCTAGGCCCCTTAAAGTTCTGCTGATAGTAGTGGCTGTTTTCATTGTCACTCAGCTGCCTTACAATGTAGTCAAGTTCTGGCGAGCCATAGATGTCATCTATTTGCTGATTACAGACTGTGACATGAGTAAAACCATAGACGTTGCCCTCCAGATAACTAAGAGTATAGCCTTGTTTCACAGCTGCCTGAACCCAATCTTGTACGTCTTTTTGGGAGACTCTTTTAAAATTCACATTATGAAAACAGCAAAAAATTTTGGACATTGGAAAAGAAGTCGCAATATGCCAACTGAAGAGATTTCTATGAATTGTGAAAGCCACACAGAAGAAACAAGCAGTTTTACTATATAG